The region AGCAGGCTCCTGTCGCGCGATGATGTGAGTCTAGCCGAGCGCCGCCACTTCCGTCAGGCGGCTGGTCGTGAGCGGTCGAAAAGCGCCGACGAGGCGCCGTACGCCAGGCGCGAGCGGTGGCCCGCCTATCAGCCACATTCGCGCGCCAGCGCGATCAGCGCCTCTGCGGCCTGGGAGAAGGTCTCGCGTGAGGCGCGTCGCCGCGCCCCCTCAGAGAGGCGCGCCCGCAGCGCATCGTCACGCAGCAGGGTCTCGAGCTGCAGCCAGAGCCGCTCGGGAAGGCCGTCTCCATCGGCCACCACCCGCCCGCATGCGTCGTCGACGGTGGCGCGCGACCCGTGGGTCTCCACCGCCACCACGGGGGCGCCCGCGGCAAAGGCCTCCATGGTGGTGAGCCCATAGCTCTCGTGCCGGGACGCGGCAACAAAGACATCGGCCATCTCGAGCGCGGCACGCTTGCGGGCGCCATCGAGATGGCCCGCAAAGACCACGGGGGTGCGCAGCTGCTCGGCCTTGCGACGCAGCCCGCGCATGAACGTCTCCCCTTGCATGAAGGCCGGCCCGCCACAGATCACGACACGCACGGCCGTCCCCGAGCGACGCAAGCGCTCCCCGTGCGCGATCGCTTCGAGAAGCCGATCGATTCCCTTCTCTGGTGACACGCGGGAGAGCGTGACGATGAGCTTCTCCCCCGCGCGAACCCCCCAGCGCATCGCAAGCGCCTCGCGGGCCAGCCTCACCTCGTTCTCGGGCGGAAAGCGCTCGGGCGCGCCCCAGGGCACCACGGCGCAGCGGGCTGCGGGGAGATCGGGATAGCAGCGACGCAGCACATCGACCATCGATGGCGAAGGCACCACGAGACGCGTCGACTCCATCGCGCAGTCGAGCTGCTTGTCGAACACCAGCCGCAGCACGTCTGGCACCACGGGCGAGGTGCGGGCGAAGCGGAAGAGCGCGACCGCGCGCTCCGGCGTGATCTGTTCGCGCAGGTACATGCGGGTGAAGTACTCCACCACGTCGACGTGAACGAGCACGATGACGGGAATGCCCCGCGCCGACAGCCGATGCATCGTCGGCCCTTCGGAGATGTCATGCGCCATGACGACGACCCGCTCCGGCTGGGCGATGATCCAGGCCGTGCAGGCGCGCTCGAACCGCCGGCACAAGCGAGCGTAGGCCATCTCCGAGAGGCGGGTGGGCGGCGTGGTGCCCGCGCCCACGTCGATGCGATGATAGGCCACGCCACGCGGAGGGGTGGGTCCTGTTCCCAGAACGGTGACGCGCACATCGTCGCGCTCACCCCAGGATTCGCACAGCCTTTCGCAGACCGCTCCCCCACCGCCGACCGGTACGCTCTCCGAGCCCCAGCCAGCGTGGGCAGCCGTCATGACGACGTGCATCAGTCGATGGATTCGACGTCGAGCGCCTGCTGCTCACTCGACTTCAGGCGCCAGCCCCCCGACGCTTTCACCCACAGATCGATGGCGCCGGAGCGGATGATGAAGCGCTTCTTCCCCCCGCCATCGGCGAGCACCTGGGTGTAGCGCTGCTCACACCACGTCTGGACCTCTGCGCTCTTCGCATTCTTGAACGTGACGCGCTCGACGCGGGTCTTGCACGAGACCAGCGACTTCACCTGAACGTCGAAGCTGCGGCGCCAGTCGACGAGCTTGGTCTTCTTGCGCCCGTTCTCGAAGGTCACATCAGGGGTCATGAGGGCCACCACCCCATCGAGGTCGCGCTCGACGAGCAGCCGATCGAAGTTCTGGTACTGCTGCCGAAGCGCGGCCTCGTCGTCGCTCATCGGCGACTTCTCGTCTTGCGCAGATGCGCCATGCGCGAGCGCCAGGAGCAGCGCGAGCGCAAGCGCGACGCGCGCCAGGAGCGCGGCACGCACCTGCGCCGACGTGCAGATGAGG is a window of Pseudomonadota bacterium DNA encoding:
- a CDS encoding glycosyltransferase; this translates as MHVVMTAAHAGWGSESVPVGGGGAVCERLCESWGERDDVRVTVLGTGPTPPRGVAYHRIDVGAGTTPPTRLSEMAYARLCRRFERACTAWIIAQPERVVVMAHDISEGPTMHRLSARGIPVIVLVHVDVVEYFTRMYLREQITPERAVALFRFARTSPVVPDVLRLVFDKQLDCAMESTRLVVPSPSMVDVLRRCYPDLPAARCAVVPWGAPERFPPENEVRLAREALAMRWGVRAGEKLIVTLSRVSPEKGIDRLLEAIAHGERLRRSGTAVRVVICGGPAFMQGETFMRGLRRKAEQLRTPVVFAGHLDGARKRAALEMADVFVAASRHESYGLTTMEAFAAGAPVVAVETHGSRATVDDACGRVVADGDGLPERLWLQLETLLRDDALRARLSEGARRRASRETFSQAAEALIALARECG